GAGCGCCCCCAATTTGAGGATCGGTAGGGATTCGTACAATGCAAAGTATTTCTTCTTCGGCGGGGAAGGAGTGATTGCCGACAATGACCCCGTTGAGCAGGAGAAGGCCGTCCAATACAACGACCTGGTCTCCAATGTCGTCATCTTCTACAACGTGGTCGAACAGACCCGAATCATGACGTCTCTGATGCGGCAGGGGTGGAAGATCACGCGGGAGGACGTGGCGTTCCTCAGCCCGTACGTGACCAGCCATGTGAAGCGCTTCGGGGATTACCTGATTGATGTGGAGGCGGTCCCGGAACCGTATGAGACTGAACTGGCATTGGCAGGGTAGTTTTGGTCGCCAAAATATCCGCTAACTCACTGATGCAATGGATGAAATCCGATCTTGTGAGCTATTTTTACACGTATGTCGGCTGAACCCCCATGCAGGACGCGATACGACGGCTGCCGAGCTCGCTCGGGAGCGTTGCAGACACGCCTTGTGTCATTCGGCCAATGCTGAGCCTGGGTTGGACTGCATCAGTTTGCAGGCCGAAATTCTGTCAGCATGCCTGTCGCGGGGTCATTCCAGCAGATGTCGGCTGACGCGTGACGACGCGCACTGCGTTGCCACGGCAACGCGAACCGCCGCTTTTTGTCGACCACACCAAGGCGTGTGCGGCTTTTCATTGTTGGTAACCCGAGGGTGTGATTGATGATGAGATCGTCTGTGCTGCATGTGGTGTCCGCTGCCTGCTGCATGGTCGCGTTGACCATCAACCCCGCGCTGGCAGTTGACAGTAAGGTCGATGGCTTGCCGGCGGCAGGCTTTGAGGTCGTGCTGATGCCATCGGTGGCGTCCGACGGGCGCGTGGACGGGATGGCGGTGGAAGAGCGCATTGCATTGGGCGATACGCCATCCGTGCTGACGCTGGTGCTTCCGCTGGCCATGCCGGGCGCACCGCGCAACGCCGATGCAATCACTGAACTGCTGATGCGTGATGCCGGCGGCGAGGTGGCACTGCGCACCTCGGATGTTGACGGAGAGGCGTTCCCGCTGCGCCGATGGACCGCACAAAGGGCAGTCGCGGGTCAAGTTTCGCTGCGTTACCGCGCCGGACTGCAGCGGCCGCAGGCCGGTGGCCCGCCCTACGGCATCAAGGCTGCCGGGCAGGGCGTGGCCGGTAGCACCAAGAGCTTCCTGCTGATTCCAGAAAATGTCTCCAGCCAGGCCAGCCGGCTTGCCTGGGATCTCAAGGCGTTGGCGCCGGGCTCCATCGGCGTGGCCAGCGGCGGGGAGGGCACGCTGGTGATTCCAGGGCCACCCTCCGCGCTCGACGACCACTGGCTGCTGGCTGGGCCGGCACTGCGTGGACAAGCGCAGCAGAACACCGGCTTCAACGCGTATCTCATCGGTAGCCCGCCATTCGACGCACCAGTAGAAATGGCCTGGGCACGCCAAGCCTACAATGCACTTGCCGACGCGTTTGGTTATTTGGGCCGCCCGTCCTATACGCTGTTGATATGTGCGCTGGACATTCCCTCATTTGAAACCGGCACCGCACGGCTCGGCGGCTGCGGCGCCTTGATTACCGTGGGCAGTGTCTTTTCCGACGGCTACGGAGTCGAGGCATTGCGTAGTTTGCTGGTCCACGAGATGGCGCATCAGTGGACCGGCCAGCTCACCAGTGGCGTGGAGCCCTGGTTCGCCGAAGGTTTCAATGTCTTCGCCGAATCCACCGTCCCGTGTCGCGCCTCCGTAATGCCCTGGTCAGCCTGCGCGGCCCGGATCAACACGCAGTTGGGCGATCTCTACCGTAGCGAGGGGCGACGCTGGTCGTTGCAGCACATCAATTCGGCCGGATTCGATCAAGAATCGGTGCGGCGTGTGCCGTATGCGCGCGGCCTGGTGTATTTCGCCGGTGTCGATGCGCAGCTGCGGCAGCGTTCGGCGGGACGGCGCGGGCTGCTGATGGCGATGCGCCCGCTCTTCGCCTCGCGCCAGGCCGGAGGCCGGTTTGAACAGCAGGATTGGGAGGCCTTCGTGGCACGCGAGCTGGGGCCGCAAGCGGTGCAGAGGTTTCGCGCCGTGCTCATCGATGGCAGCGAGGATGCGGCAATGCCGGAAGACCTCTTCGGTCCGCAGCTGCGTCGCGTTGCGCATCGCTGGCCGACGCCACAGGGCGATATCGACGGATATCGCTGGGAAAGCGTGCCATAGCCATAACGCCTGGCCTAGCTGTTTCCGGGCACCCAAAGCGCCTGGCACCGAATGATCGCTTGCCGGCATTGCCCGGTCGATCAACTGGCAGCTATTGCGATGACGTCGTTGCGCGAAAGCCGGCAACGATGCGTGCAACATCCTGTGACGGTGGCAGGCCGAAGCTGCGCGCATATTCCCGAGCGAACTGCGTAGTGCTTTCGTAACCCACTTCCATTGCCGCAGTGGTGACGCTGAGGCCTTGCGTGGCCAATAGATGGCGCGCCTGCAGCAAACGCAGCTGTTTCTGGAACTGAAGCGGGCTGAGTGCGGTAACCGCCTTGAAGTGGCGATGAAATGCGGACTCGCTCATCGCCGCGCGCTCGGCCAGCATCCCTATGCGCAAGGGCATGGCGTAATGAGCGCGCATCCACTGGATCGCCAGCCGGATCCGGCCCAGCAGGGATTCCGGGGTGGCGATATCGCGCAGCATGTGCCCATGCGGGCCCTGCAGCACGCGATACAGGATTTCGCGCTCATAGACCGGCGCCAGCGCCGGGATCTCCAATGGCCGCTCCATCAAGCCCAGCAGTCGCACCCAGGCATCCATCAATTCTGACGTCACCGTTGCGACCGAGAAGGACTGACCGGAGGTGGCAGTGCTCCTGTGGGCATGTAGCTCGGCCGGCACGTCTTCCAGCAGGCGGCCGATCACCTGTGCGGACAGGGTCAGCGAAACGGCCAGATAGGGACGTCCTTCTGCATCGGCGTGGACCACGCCGACCGCAGGCAGGTCGACGCTCATCACGAAATAGGTCGCAGGGTCGTAGTGCAGCGTCTGGCTGCCGACCGTCATCGATTTCCCGCCGCGCAGGATCAGGTTGATCATCGGCTCGTAGACCATCGACAGCGAATGCTCCGCGATCTTGCCCTGGACCATCGCCACACGCGGAATACCGGTGTCGGTACGCCTGTTCTCGGCATGTGCGGTCAGTCGGCGGAGGGTGGCGAGCGCGGACATCATGGGTAATTCGATCCGAAGGGGGGGGTAGGGAAGTCAGGAGCAGGAATAGGCAGGTCTACGCGATGATCGGGCAGGCTGGGTCGCGCCCTGCATCTTAAGGTGATGCTCCTCAACAACAACGGAGCAAGTCAATGGGCGTGATCGTTATCACTGGCGGAAGTCGCGGTATCGGCGCAAGCACTGCGCGGGAATGTGCACGGCGCGGAATGGGCGTCATCCTGACCTACAACAGCCAGGCCGATGCGGCCGCAGAGGTGGTGCATGACATCGAAGGCATGGGCGCGCGCGCGGTGGCGTTACGCCTGGATGTCGGCCAGCTCTCAGGCTTTGGTGCATTCCACCAGGCGGTGGTCCAGCAGCTGAAAGAACATTGGCAGTGCGAGACCTTGTCCGGGCTGGTCAACAATGCCGGGCACGGCCTCTTCAACCCGATCGAGACGGCGACCGAGCAGCAGTTCGATGCACTATGCAATGTGCATCTCAAGGGCCCTTTTTTCCTGACCCAGCAGCTGCTGCCGTTACTGGAGCAGGGAGCATCGATCGTCAACCTGACCAGTGCCACGACGCGCGTGGCCACTGCGGGTGTCGCGCCGTATGCCGCGTGCAAGGGTGGATTGGAGGTTCTGACGCGCTACATGGCGCAGGAGTTCGGCGGGCGAGGAATCCGCGTCAACGCTGTGTCGCCTGGTGCCATCCGGACCGAGCTGGGCGGCGGCGTGGACGCCGCGTTCGAGTCCTTGCTTGCATCCAGGACCGCGCTCGATCGCATCGGAGAGCCCGACGATGTCGCGCGCGTGATCGCAATGCTGCTGTCCACCGATGGGCAATGGATCAACGGGCAATCGATCGACGTTTCCGGCGGTTACATCCTCTAGCATTCACAGGCCGGCCAGCCAGCCAAAAGATCGCCTCGCTGCGCAACGGAGTCTCATGACCAGTACAATGAAGAAGCACTCGATAAAAAGATCAATGTCTTTCACCAGGTCTAGCGCGCAGAAGGACGCACGCCAATCGGTGGCCATAGCGCTTGTTGCCGCAACCAATGCTTTTGACACAGACGCCGCAGTTGCTCTTTTTGCGCCTGCCGCTCTGATCGACGACCCATCGACAGAACAGGTATTCCATGGCCGTCGCGGCATTCGTAAGTACATCGAAAGCTATTTCGTCGGCTACGACACGGTCGCCCGGATACTCGCATTGAACCACGCAGATGAGCTGTGTAGCCGCCTTCGACTCGATTTCACTGGCGACTTCGGACATGAGATTGGCCAAATGGTGTTGAGATTCGATGCGGGCGGATTGATCGTGCATCTCCATGCGGAGCTTGAGTAGCAAATACACGCAGGCGAACGCGAGGGACAAAGTCCGCTCTTTTTCCTGCCAGGGTGACAATGCGGCAGGCAGCTTCGATGGCTGGGAGGCATTCCAGGTATGGCGTGGTCGATGGGAACGTGTGGCTGTGAAGCCTGCCTAGGTCGCGTCATCGCTTGCCTGCGCGAGAACGACGACCTTGAGCAGCGTCAAACAGGTGTGTTTAATCTTGCAAGCTGTGCATTAACGTCGATGGTCTGGTTCGGTTGCAGGGTGCCGAAGTTCAGTGCCACGCTTTTCTCGAACACCAGGCAAAGCGTTGAGCCGCCGTAGTTGAAGTAGCCCAGCTCATCGCCTTTGCTGACGTGCTGGCCATTGGCAGCAGTCTGCGTCAGTGAGGAGATTTCCGTGATGCCGATCGGCATCACGAAGACGGTGCCCAGGCGCGCGTCGTCGGCAGCAATGGAGACAATGCCTCGATTATTGACTGCCGATCCATAGACCTGCGATGTCACACCTGCGTCCGGATCGAAGCTGCTGTCTTCGTTTTCGCTGAAAAGTAGTCCGTTGACATTCTCGTAAGTGACCACGCCATCGACCGGCGCATGCCAGCGGTGATAGTCCGCTCCACTCAAGAAGATCTGCACCACCGTGCCTCCCACAAAGCGCTGCAGCAGAGCTGCATCCGGGTTGGCGAGCATGTCCTGCAAGGAGTAGCTCTGCTCCTTGATCCAGAACACGGCGCTCTGTTGCACGTCGGTTGCGATGCGATACACCGTGCCGTCGTTGGGCGAGGTGATGATGCTGGCGTCGCCTTCCCCAGCTAGCGGGCGACAACTGGCCTGAATTTCGCGATGAAAAAAGTCATTGTAGGATTGAAAGCCGCCGTGCTCGGCGTCCCAGTCGATGACAAAATCGGCAAGCTTGAATTCGGCGATGGCGGCTGTGCCTAGCCAGCCGACATTGGGATCTCGGTTGAGCACCCAGCAGCTGGCCTGGCTGTCGAGATACGCCGCCCAAGTCTTCAGAATCGCCCTCAGTGCTTCATTGAACGATGCGAGTCGGAAGAGGGCTTTGCCTGCGGGCGTTGCCATCATGTCGACAAACAGCGCCGACATCGGGAACAGAACCCGTGCGTTCTTGTCGACGTTGTATTCGGGCGCCGTGGTGCAGATGACATCGAGCTGGGCCAACATGTCCTGGATGGAGGAAATGTTCTTCGTAAAAGCACCGGTCTGGTCGATAGCCTCGGTGACATACATGCGCACGATGCCGTTGGCGTCAATCAGGTCGGCCATGTCCTGCACTGCCTTATTGACGTAGCCAGGTCCTTGAGCGCTGCGTAGCCGGTCAGCTTTTTCGCGAATGAGCGCGTGCCACGCGGTCAATCCGCTGCGGTCTTCCGGAAGATATCCGGCCAGCGCGCCGAAGCTGCATTGATAGTGCACGTCCAACAACGGTGCGGTAACGCCAGGCATGCGAATGTCCTCGGTCGGAGTGTTGAGCAAATCTATAGGTCGGTGGGTTCAGTGGTTGCTGATGGGGACGTCAGCTCCACCAGGCTCGATGCCTGAGCAGTGGGCAGCCATAGCGCAAGCAGGGCGTGCAGTTCGCCTGCCGTTCGTCCAGTGCGGCGTGCCGCCGCCTGTGCGCATTCGATGAGCGTGCGCGGACGGCGCGCCGCGTGGCGCAAGGCGAAGAATTGCCAGTCGGTGAGCGGTTCAATCCCGACGCGGTAGCGGTGACGGTGCACGGTAAGGAAGGTGTGGCCAGCGATGGGGAATTCATTCGGGCGTTCGCCCGACAGCCACCTCCGAAAGCTCTCCGGTGTGTGAGACACGACGGTCAGCCTGGTGGTCGCAGGCAGGCGCACAACGCAGGGCACTCCCATTGCGAGCACCGCTGCATTCATCCGTGTATCGACGTCTGCGTCTTCCAGTCCCCGCGCGCGGCTGGCCTCGGAGAGTGCCCGCTCGATCCAAGCCAGCTCGAGCGGAAAGCGTTGGCGTTGCTGCCCGGGGCGAGACCGTTGCGAGGCACGAAGAAAGTGGGGGAGACCTGCACCCAGCGCATGCAAAGTGGGAGAGCGTGAGGGATGTTCCCTCAGGTACGCGCGTGCGAAGAACGCGAACAGTTCCTGGCCAAGCAGGCGCGATAGCGCTGGATAGTCGCATTGCAGGCATTCGATCAGCCTGAGCCAATAGCCATTGGCGTAGATAGCCAGCCGTGCATGCGGATCGACACCAGCAGGCGTAGCAACGAGTGTGTGGAGATCCAGGCCCTGTCCGGCAAGCGCGGATCTAAGACCTTCTTTCAGCCCAGCCGCATGTGTGGTTGCCGTCAGCATCCAGCGTTGCACCTCGCCAAGCGGCGTGGCGCTCTGGCGGCCCGTTGGAGAACTAAGCATCCAGACGCTCCACCTGGGGATGGTGGAGGGGCGTGGAAACTGCTTGCTCGGCTGCCACCGGAGTTGCCGTTGCCGGCATGCTGCCTTCCATGACCTGGCGCGCCTTGTCCAGCTCGCGCAGGAGCCCGTCGTAGTCAGGCAAGTTGGCGTCCCATTCCAGCAGTGTCGAGACGCCGCCGGTCAGTTGCTGCGCAAGTGCATATAGCTCCCACACGCGGGCGGGCACGGGTTGGTCGTGCGTGTCGACCAGGCAGTCGCCGTATTGCGTCGGTCCTGCCAGGTGGATCTGCACCACCTGTTGATGCGGCAGCGAGCGAAGATACACCTCTGGGTCGAAGCGATGGTTGTGAGCACTCACATAGACATTGTTGACGTCCAGCAGGATGCCGCAACCGGTGCTCTCGGCCAGGCGTGACAGAAACTCCCACTCCGGCATGGTCGACGTCTGGAACTGCACATAGCTGGATGGGTTTTCCAGCACCAGCGCTCTGCCGAGCACGTCCTGCACCTGCAAAACCCGATCGCGCACATGAACGAGCGACTCTGCATTGAAGGGCAGGGGGAGCAGGTCATGCGAGTTGTGCGAACCGAGTCCGGTCCAGCACAGATGATCGGACACCCAGACGGCGTTGATGTCTTCCGCAAGCTGTTTGAGCTTGTGCAGGTAAGCGGTGTCGAGCGGGGTGTTCGAACCGATCGACAAGCTGACGCCATGCATCACGATGGGGACCTCGACCGCCAGCTTGCTCAACATGGCTCGCTGGTAGCCGGCGTCGTCGAGATAGTTCTCGGAAATGATTTCGAACCACTCCACCCGCGCTCCCCCGGCCAGGATGGCCGGGAGATGCTGCGGCCGAAGTCCCACACCGAATCCGAGATTGGGTAAGCCCAGTCGGGGTAGGGCATGCGTTCTTCCATGCCCTGGACATGGTGCGGCTGCGTTGGACATGCGTGCATCACCATGTCGGCCGTCAGGTGGAAGGCGGTAGGGCAATGCGCAGGTCCGTCGGATTGGGCTTGGTGCCAGGCGGCAGTTGGCGGTTGGCCATGACCTTCTCGAACGCCTGCCATGCGATATCGTAGACCGAATCGCCCACAGCGAAGGGCAGTTCCGCTATTGGCGTGGGAGTATTATCCGAACCAGTGAAATCGAACAGTTCCATCGTGCCGGCGGTGGGATACAGCTGCGAGGCGGAAATGGGCACGGCGCATCCACCCAACCCTGCGCATTTGTTGTCTGCGGGCGCGCTGAAGAAGTCCGGCAGACCGCAGCTGCCACCTACCGCAGCAGCACGTGGCGCAGATTGGCCACAGCCGCCGCGTCCTCCGATCGACTGCGAGCAGTTGCCGCCTCCGCTCACCGAATGAGCAAAACCGCAGCCTCCCTGGGTGGCGCAGGTGTTGGAGCCCTTGCAGCTGTGATAGATGGCCGGCGCCGCACAGTTCCCGCCGGATGCATCCAGTGCCAGGCCCTGGCAGGCATGTTGCAGGGCGCTGATCGGCTGCGCCGCCACTCCTTGCCGCAGGGTTGGCGCGCTGCCATACACGGCCCAATACAACCCCATGCGGTCACCCGAACCGACCATGGAAGGGAACGGGAAGTCGACAGACAGATCGCCCCAGGATTTGGTCAGCACGGTGGTGATGCCGGCAAGCGCGCCCTGTGCGACATTGTCCAACCCGACCGGATCAACCAGCTTCAAGTTGTTGAGCGCAGTCGCCACCTCCGACGGCTTGGGGATGGTGGTCGGTGCGGTGGCGGGGTCGAAGTCGGCACCGGTGAGCAGCGCCTCTGTCCAGACGTTGCCGGACACTGCGTGCCATTCACTCCACGTCTCCACCTGGTCGACCAGATCAAGCAGTTGCTCGAAGCGCTCGTAATGATCCTGCCCGCCATTGCTCGATCGCGCAGCCGCATCTGCCGAGGGGGCGGGCTCACCGCTATCGGTGTAGGACGGATAGTTGTTGGCTAATGCCGCTTCGTCGGGCTGGAACTGCACGATCACGCTGTTGAGGGTCGCAAGCGTGGCGCCCGTCTCCAGTGCGCGCTCGTGGATCATGCCCAGGAACGCGCTGGTGGTTTGCCAGTCGATCCCACCTTCGCCTTGATCGCAGATGGCATACATCATGTAGATGGCCTGCGCTGCGGCGGCCAGGGACTGCGTTTCGGTGATCTGGGTGTTGAGCTGCGGGTATTCTTTTTGGATCTTGCTGGTGACGCCATTGAACAAATCGCGCTGACCTGTGGGGCCTGCAAACACCTTTTCCCACAAGGTCTGGCCGTCTTCGTATTTGAGCGTGATGTATTGGAAGATGCAAAAATACATCCAGCCGATGGTCCCGAATTTCGGCAGGTCCACTTCCGTATTCGTCGCAGTCCAGCCATTGAACGGCACGGTCGGGAAATAGGTTGTTTCAAGCACCGAGGGCTTGATCTTGACGCGTGCAGTATCGTGGTTTTCCTCGATCACCGTAAACAGCGCCACTTGCGCGTCCGTCAATCCTGCAAGGTCGACAGTCAATCCGCTACCCACTGTGCCGTCTTCCAGGTCTTGCAGATCGATGATATGCGGAATGACGGTTTGCGACGGGCCGTAGCAGATCCAGTTGTGGTTGGCGTCCTGGAGCAGCGGGCTGTTGAACGTCGGGGTAACACCGACCGCGCCACACAGATTTGCGGCCATCTGAAGATGCAGCATCTCATCGATAAACACGGAGAACAGCAAGTTATAGGCGCGTTGCGGAGCAGTCGTCTCAGGCGGAGCGCCCACCGGTAGCGTTCCGGTCGCCATGCCCGGCCAGCGGCGGCCTTTGTAATAGGAAATGCCGTTGGCATTGATCGCGTGCGTGCCCTGGATGGATTTCATCGTGCACATATACAGCGGCACGGTGAAGAGCTCTACATTCACCGCAGCCTGGACCAAGGCCTGCAGTGCGGCTTTGTCGGCGTCGAGGTTCGAAAGGGGCTGGTTGACGATCTGGCGGGGAGTGCTGGAAATGACTCCCGATAGGGCATGCGTTTCGGTCGCGCTCATACAAACCTTCTCCATAGTGTCCTAGCATTTGGCTGGGTGGCGAGATTGCATGCATCTGAAGCGCATCCATCCGTCCCAGTGGCGACGAAAACTGCATCCGTTCGCGCAGTCCTTGCGTCTAGGCTCATTGGGAGATCGAGGGCGCTCTTTTGGTTTCTTGAGACCCTCTGGAGATGTCGTAGGTTGCTTCGACGTATATGCCCGGCTCCGGGGCGAGTCAATTGCCCAGTGCGCCTGGAAATGACAATGCGTGATCAAGCCGACCGGGATTCCGTGACCTAGCACATCTGTGGCACCGCCAGGCACATAGGGTGCCGTGCCGGCATCAATTCAGTCGTTGGCCTTGAACGATGAGTCTCGCACTGACTTCGACCTGAGCGCTTGAGCCCGGTTCCAGACCTGCCACATCCGAGTTCATGCCGCACTCCAATACATTTCGCATAATGTATAGAGGGTCGGTTATCACGACCGGCGAGAGGGCCGCCAGCAGCGCCTCATGCGCCCCTGCGTGCATGCCGACTGCCACCAGTGCGAGCGCCCCGATCACCGTAGTGACCGGGGACAGTCTGTCCCACAGCGCACTCCACGCCTTCTTCTCTGCCGGCGATGCTGCCTCTTCCTGGCGCACCTTCACGGCCAACGCCGGATCGGCCTGTGCCAGTTCAATGAGCGCCATTAGGTGTGTGTCTGTGATCTTGCCGCCTTTGCGCCACACCGAAACCGAATTCCGCGACACGCCAAGCGACAGCGCAACACTGTTGTCTGAGTCGCGCGAGCATGCTTTGCGCGCCGTGTCAAGTAATTTATTTATGGTGTCCACGTCATATACCGTTTGACATAAGTGTCCTTTCTCATGTTACATGCACCTCGTGTCCTACGCCGTATGACACCGCGCCCCCGGCTCCCCTCCGGGGTCCGCGTCAAGGGGCAGGGGATAGGGGCTTCATGGACACAAACGCACTTGCACTGATCGGCGCTTCCGCGCTGACCGTGATTGTCGGCCTCGCCCGATTGGTCGCCTGGATTCTTGACCGTCGCGCCGAAGCTGCGCTGCGCGCACACCGCGAACAGGTCTTCATCATCGAAAGCTACGCCGATCTGGTCGCATCGTCTTTGGCGGTGGACTACGTTGATCCCTGTGTAGCTGCTGCTGAGGAACGCGCCGAACTCATGGCGGATGCGACCTCTGGCTATTGGTATGGGCGGTCCGTCGCATGAAGGAGTTCGCAAAGTGCATCGGCTACGTGTGGGCGCTCGCTGCCTTCATCTCCCTTTTCATCATCGGTGCCTACTACCTGCCTGAGCCGTGGACATGGGTCTGTGGCGTGTTCTTGTTCCTGACGCCTGCCGGTCTGATCGCGTATTTCTCCGGTGTCGGCCATGACTGACGCTCCGTCTGTGCAGTGGCTCATCTCCGCTGCTCGTGTGCACGGCGGTCCACGCATTTACGTGTTGACCATCGTCGTCAACGGCAATGCTGTCGAACAGAGTTATTTCGCATCGCGCACCGATGCTGCCGATGCCCGTGATGCTGCCATGGAGTTCTATCGTGGCTGACGGCACGTGCTCTTTCTGCGGCGACACCACTGCCTATTTTTTCCCAGGCCGGTTGTGCCTTGCATGCACCTCGAAAAACGCACGGATTCGAATGCAGGAACAGCCCACGCAATCGCGTGAGTTGTCCGCTTTCGATGCATCTGTTGGCGTCATGCAGGCCGCTACGCGCCGCACTGAAATCGCCGCAGAGAAGATCCAAAAGAACAAGCGTGTGGTCGGCACAAGCGTGCGTGAGTTCGACGCTGCCCATCCGATCGCATTGACCGCTGAGGGCCAGCGCGCAGCGCTGGCCCTTGGGCTTGTCCATTACAAAACAAGTGACACGCGGGCCTCTTCGACCGGCACCGTGACCATCGAAATCGACCCGCTGCAAGCGCGGGCGCAACGGCTGCGAAAGTCCGTGATTACCGGAGCACGTCTGCATGACCAGGAAGCGAAAAAAGGCTCCTTCCGTGGTGCGTGGTATTTCCTCACGCTCACCTACCGTGATGGAAGCGACAGCAGCCCTCGTGACGTTAGCGAACTATTTAAACGCATGCGCGGCCACTTCAATCGCCTTAAATCTGGGCGCGCACGGTGGAACCGTGAAAGCTTTCGTTACGTATGGGTCGGAGAGCTCACCCAGCGATTCCGTCCGCACTACCACGTGATGCTGTGGGTTCCCACTGGCATGTATTTCGGCAAGGTCGATCAACGCGGCTGGTGGCCACATGGCACAACGCAAATTGAGAAAGCCCGCAACTGCGTCGGGTATCTCGCGAAATACGCGAGCAAGTTCACTGCCCTTACAGCTGGAGCTTTTCCCAAAGGCTTCCGCACCCATGGCATTGGTGGACTTGATACCGAATCCAAGCGCGAGTTGCGCTGGTGGAAAGCCCCGAAAGATGCGCGTGAAGCTCTCGGCGGGGAAGCGGATATCCGCAAAGTAAAGGGCGGATGGTTCGACAGGCTTACCGGAGAGTTCTGGCCGTCTCCGTGGAAAGTCACATTCATTTTCGGCCGGACATTCGCCTGGAAGGTAGTCCAACTATGAAAGTCCAAGTCATGAGTTCCGCTGTCGCTGTTCGTTCCTTCCCTGCGCGCGAGGGTAAGCCCGCGACGCATTTCCGTGAGCAGACCGCAGCGGTGTTGCGGGAGGGAGATTTCCCGCTGCCGTTCACCATTGGCCTTGATGAGGATCAACCCCCTTACGGCGAGGGCTTTTACATCATCGATCCCAAGTCGTTGCAGAACAATAAATTCGGCGGTCTCGAGTTTGGCCGTCGCATCCGGCTGGTGCCTGATCTCACTGCAAGGCTGCAACAGCAGCCCGCAAAGGCCGGCTAATCCATGGCGATGTGCGTAGCCCTGC
The window above is part of the Xanthomonas cassavae CFBP 4642 genome. Proteins encoded here:
- a CDS encoding AraC family transcriptional regulator, encoding MVQGKIAEHSLSMVYEPMINLILRGGKSMTVGSQTLHYDPATYFVMSVDLPAVGVVHADAEGRPYLAVSLTLSAQVIGRLLEDVPAELHAHRSTATSGQSFSVATVTSELMDAWVRLLGLMERPLEIPALAPVYEREILYRVLQGPHGHMLRDIATPESLLGRIRLAIQWMRAHYAMPLRIGMLAERAAMSESAFHRHFKAVTALSPLQFQKQLRLLQARHLLATQGLSVTTAAMEVGYESTTQFAREYARSFGLPPSQDVARIVAGFRATTSSQ
- a CDS encoding SDR family NAD(P)-dependent oxidoreductase, with product MGVIVITGGSRGIGASTARECARRGMGVILTYNSQADAAAEVVHDIEGMGARAVALRLDVGQLSGFGAFHQAVVQQLKEHWQCETLSGLVNNAGHGLFNPIETATEQQFDALCNVHLKGPFFLTQQLLPLLEQGASIVNLTSATTRVATAGVAPYAACKGGLEVLTRYMAQEFGGRGIRVNAVSPGAIRTELGGGVDAAFESLLASRTALDRIGEPDDVARVIAMLLSTDGQWINGQSIDVSGGYIL
- a CDS encoding nuclear transport factor 2 family protein, with protein sequence MTSTMKKHSIKRSMSFTRSSAQKDARQSVAIALVAATNAFDTDAAVALFAPAALIDDPSTEQVFHGRRGIRKYIESYFVGYDTVARILALNHADELCSRLRLDFTGDFGHEIGQMVLRFDAGGLIVHLHAELE
- a CDS encoding phosphatidylserine decarboxylase family protein, with amino-acid sequence MPGVTAPLLDVHYQCSFGALAGYLPEDRSGLTAWHALIREKADRLRSAQGPGYVNKAVQDMADLIDANGIVRMYVTEAIDQTGAFTKNISSIQDMLAQLDVICTTAPEYNVDKNARVLFPMSALFVDMMATPAGKALFRLASFNEALRAILKTWAAYLDSQASCWVLNRDPNVGWLGTAAIAEFKLADFVIDWDAEHGGFQSYNDFFHREIQASCRPLAGEGDASIITSPNDGTVYRIATDVQQSAVFWIKEQSYSLQDMLANPDAALLQRFVGGTVVQIFLSGADYHRWHAPVDGVVTYENVNGLLFSENEDSSFDPDAGVTSQVYGSAVNNRGIVSIAADDARLGTVFVMPIGITEISSLTQTAANGQHVSKGDELGYFNYGGSTLCLVFEKSVALNFGTLQPNQTIDVNAQLARLNTPV
- a CDS encoding DNA-binding domain-containing protein; amino-acid sequence: MLSSPTGRQSATPLGEVQRWMLTATTHAAGLKEGLRSALAGQGLDLHTLVATPAGVDPHARLAIYANGYWLRLIECLQCDYPALSRLLGQELFAFFARAYLREHPSRSPTLHALGAGLPHFLRASQRSRPGQQRQRFPLELAWIERALSEASRARGLEDADVDTRMNAAVLAMGVPCVVRLPATTRLTVVSHTPESFRRWLSGERPNEFPIAGHTFLTVHRHRYRVGIEPLTDWQFFALRHAARRPRTLIECAQAAARRTGRTAGELHALLALWLPTAQASSLVELTSPSATTEPTDL
- a CDS encoding DUF692 domain-containing protein, which produces MEWFEIISENYLDDAGYQRAMLSKLAVEVPIVMHGVSLSIGSNTPLDTAYLHKLKQLAEDINAVWVSDHLCWTGLGSHNSHDLLPLPFNAESLVHVRDRVLQVQDVLGRALVLENPSSYVQFQTSTMPEWEFLSRLAESTGCGILLDVNNVYVSAHNHRFDPEVYLRSLPHQQVVQIHLAGPTQYGDCLVDTHDQPVPARVWELYALAQQLTGGVSTLLEWDANLPDYDGLLRELDKARQVMEGSMPATATPVAAEQAVSTPLHHPQVERLDA
- a CDS encoding ferritin-like domain-containing protein, which translates into the protein MSATETHALSGVISSTPRQIVNQPLSNLDADKAALQALVQAAVNVELFTVPLYMCTMKSIQGTHAINANGISYYKGRRWPGMATGTLPVGAPPETTAPQRAYNLLFSVFIDEMLHLQMAANLCGAVGVTPTFNSPLLQDANHNWICYGPSQTVIPHIIDLQDLEDGTVGSGLTVDLAGLTDAQVALFTVIEENHDTARVKIKPSVLETTYFPTVPFNGWTATNTEVDLPKFGTIGWMYFCIFQYITLKYEDGQTLWEKVFAGPTGQRDLFNGVTSKIQKEYPQLNTQITETQSLAAAAQAIYMMYAICDQGEGGIDWQTTSAFLGMIHERALETGATLATLNSVIVQFQPDEAALANNYPSYTDSGEPAPSADAAARSSNGGQDHYERFEQLLDLVDQVETWSEWHAVSGNVWTEALLTGADFDPATAPTTIPKPSEVATALNNLKLVDPVGLDNVAQGALAGITTVLTKSWGDLSVDFPFPSMVGSGDRMGLYWAVYGSAPTLRQGVAAQPISALQHACQGLALDASGGNCAAPAIYHSCKGSNTCATQGGCGFAHSVSGGGNCSQSIGGRGGCGQSAPRAAAVGGSCGLPDFFSAPADNKCAGLGGCAVPISASQLYPTAGTMELFDFTGSDNTPTPIAELPFAVGDSVYDIAWQAFEKVMANRQLPPGTKPNPTDLRIALPPST
- a CDS encoding DUF3693 domain-containing protein yields the protein MDTINKLLDTARKACSRDSDNSVALSLGVSRNSVSVWRKGGKITDTHLMALIELAQADPALAVKVRQEEAASPAEKKAWSALWDRLSPVTTVIGALALVAVGMHAGAHEALLAALSPVVITDPLYIMRNVLECGMNSDVAGLEPGSSAQVEVSARLIVQGQRLN